The Temnothorax longispinosus isolate EJ_2023e chromosome 7, Tlon_JGU_v1, whole genome shotgun sequence genome contains a region encoding:
- the LOC139816510 gene encoding uncharacterized protein isoform X2: MSVRYIFRSADGMTPVHVAAAWGRINILRLLLANGGDPLCLDNDGRSPFHYAFDGKYFKAVTMLANHCENIQDEDDEPKYNIVLDKVLVANGDVIAEYVASRDTVIDVDNVTRKSALTDSSNCLPKPDSSSMIVDLSRVPDIRAVVETRYESSNKMDLDGCSFRTNHMSTVQIQNNLLQSESKKGMPNYPYYVDLDVDFANLHLSDVMQKEKCLVSQIINHLSSSLTSNCSINETLYNYKRNKQEESSTATSTSDTSVHLKGDADARYKYKYKCCQRKSKNFQCKINNNLEKKDILKLGTPSTRRQYSKYNVQNSPQRKCKDISGKISQTPTRILDNSIISMSPNFNTPSHRERRNTRKTSSTPSNICNDSIVSKSPNFIPVCMRKRNLTKTSCVDSQKLFKKSPKYETQLQYSEFNWYKKRVAQSTPRRKKRSIYKFHSGRKRLDPYRHRYESDVTSDEFISNNSNDILKPVDLNKTIFFETAEDTTRYDILDTSTARERPLSNFKKHSKIKRQNQYNNHLAIKLDEGRYDENDVTDNNSDVNLFDANSSFFNQIAKENEPVNNFSNNKKYVKYEDNEVNAGFITVRKNIFNIDKTLEKSVDINNTKSAYTIESDSLRKENFVDCVDCDTKRLLNEDLNMNISKTCNLHAKNWYSDRLHVSPLRKSPVENDSLPATNLPTSIPIPVRCKKQIYLPDSQKSCSSTSTDSKKTGLLKAKDLDMYKAEDNSSLLSYISTQEYKYEDPEEGVVLLERRLCVTPFSTSDRSECDVRSKMAMSGAASTSISHPSLPEEILFIDDVALRRELRQLGDQPGPITNTTRQLYQKRLLRLKNIKDANPASFVPNLQNAPRNQTSRLSNEIRPYLEFGDWLSHLDTYKSLEKQVFQEFASPDPSRRWREGTSKTSFTYLLLDSRITQDLPNRSVHLTQSEVWSIFLGAIFYIGKGKRSRPFAHLYDAFKTWVDGSISTNRKINCILDVWNSDHGVICLHVFQNIIPVEAYTREAAMIDAIGKEHLGNSKGGEYYGIAATWSMQEKQKFGRYLLYKALQIFMQEGERQLFPYHL; this comes from the exons ATGTCAG tgcgatatatttttagatcaGCAGACGGGATGACTCCGGTTCACGTAGCAGCAGCCTGGGGCAGAATAAACATACTACGGTTACTTTTGGCGAATGGCGGTGATCCGTTGTGCTTGGACAATGACGGACGCAGTCCGTTTCACTACGCCTTCGATGGCAAGTACTTTAAAGCTGTGACGATGCTCGCGAATCACTGTGAGAATATTCAAGACGAGGATGATGAACCAAAGTACAATATAGTACTTG ACAAGGTTTTAGTTGCTAATGGAGACGTAATTGCCGAATATGTTGCATCGAGAGATACGGTGATAGATGTAGATAACGTGACGCGGAAGAGTGCACTTACCGATTCTTCCAATTGTCTTCCAAAGCCAGACTCCTCCTCGATGATTGTAGACTTGAGCCGTGTGCCAGATATACGTGCTGTTGTTGAAACTAGATACGAATCGTCAAATAAGATGGATTTAGATGGATGTTCCTTTAGAACTAATCATATGTCGACTGTTCAAATACAGAATAATCTTTTGCAATCTGAATCTAAGAAAGGAATGCCAAATTACCCGTATTATGTTGATCTCGATGTTGACTTTGCGAATCTCCATCTTTCCGATGTCATGCAGAAGGAAAAGTGCCTCGTCAGTCAAATCATTAATCATCTTTCCTCGTCGTTAACAAGTAACTGCAGTATTAATGAGACCTTATACAATTACAAGAGAAACAAACAAGAGGAAAGCAGTACTGCAACAAGCACGTCCGACACGTCTGTCCATCTAAAGGGAGATGCAGATGCAcggtataaatataaatataaatgttgtcaaagaaaatcaaagaatttccaatgtaaaataaacaacaaccttgaaaagaaagatatcTTGAAACTTGGCACCCCGAGTACAAGAAGACAATACTCCAAGTATAACGTACAAAACTCTCCCCAGAGAAAGTGCAAAGATATCTCTGGGAAAATTTCTCAAACGCCAACTCGTATCCTGGATAATTCTATCATTAGCATGTCACCGAACTTTAATACACCTAGTcatagagagagaagaaacacTCGTAAAACTTCATCAACACCATCGAATATTTGCAATGATTCTATTGTTAGCAAATCGCCTAATTTTATCCCAGTTTGTATGAGGAAGAGAAATCTAACAAAGACGTCATGCGTGGATTCCCAGAAATTATTCAAGAAATCTCCCAAATACGAAACTCAACTGCAATATTCTGAATTTAATTGGTACAAAAAACGTGTCGCTCAATCAACACcaagaagaaagaaacgatCGATATACAAGTTTCACTCTGGCAGAAAAAGATTGGATCCTTATCGCCATCGGTATGAAAGCGACGTCACTTCTGATgaatttatttcgaataatAGTAATGATATATTAAAGCCAGTTGATTTGaataaaacaatctttttCGAGACAGCTGAAGATACAACTCGCTATGACATTCTAGATACGAGTACCGCGCGCGAACGTCcgttatcaaattttaaaaaacattcgaaaataaaacgacaaaatcaatataataacCATTTGGCAATAAAGTTGGATGAAGGAAGATATGACGAGAATGACGTAACAGACAATAACAGTGATGTAAATCTTTTCGACGCAAATAGcagtttttttaatcaaattgcgAAAGAGAACGAACCTGTTAACAATTTTAgcaataataagaaatatgttAAGTATGAAGATAATGAAGTAAACGCAGGATTTATAACagtcagaaaaaatatatttaatattgacaaAACACTGGAAAAATCAGTGgacattaataatacaaaatctgCATATACAATTGAGTCTGATTCGTTGCGTAAGGAAAACTTTGTAGATTGTGTCGATTGTGATACCAAGAGATTATTAAATgaagatttaaatatgaatataagcAAGACTTGTAATTTACATGCAAAAAATTGGTACAGTGATAGATTACACGTATCTCCGTTACGTAAATCGCCTGTGGAAAATGATTCACTGCCCGCTACGAATTTACCTACATCTATACCTATACCTGTACGatgtaagaaacaaatttatttaccgGATTCCCAAAAATCATGTTCCTCGACAAGTACCGATTCCAAGAAGACAGGTTTACTGAAAGCAAAAGACTTGGATATGTATAAAGCTGAAGATAACTC GTCTCTGCTTTCATATATCAGCACTCAAGAATACAAATATGAAGATCCAGAAGAAGGTGTGGTTTTATTAGAACGGCGACTTTGCGTTACACCATTTAG TACTTCCGATAGAAGTGAATGTGATGTCAGAAGTAAAATGGCCATGTCTG GTGCTGCAAGTACATCCATTTCTCATCCAAGTTTACCAGAAGAAATACTATTTATCGATGACGTTGCTCTTAGACGAGAGCTTAGACAGCTTGGCGATCAACCTGGCCCAATCACTAATACGACTAGGCAGCTTTATCAAAAACGACTTttgcgtttaaaaaatatcaaggaTGCTAATCCTGCTTCATTCGTGCCAAATCTGCAGAATGCTCCAAGAAATCAGACCTCAAGGCTAAGCAACGAAATCAGACCTTATTTAGAATTTGGAGATTGGTTAAGTCACCTGGATACTTACAAAAGTCTGGAGAAGCAAGTATTTCAAGAATTTGCATCGCCAGATCCGTCTCGAAGATGGCGCGAAGGCACATCGAAAACATCTTTCACCTACTTGCTATTAGATTCGCGTATAACGCAGGATCTACCAAATCGCAGTGTTCACCTTACACAATCAGAAGTTTGGTCAATTTTTCTTGGTGCTATATTTTACATTGGTAAAGGCAAACGTTCCAGGCCTTTCGCTCATCTCTATGACGCTTTCAAGACATGGGTGGATGGATCGATCAGtacaaatagaaaaatcaACTGCATTCTCGATGTGTGGAACAGCGATCACGGGGTGATCTGTTTGcatgtttttcaaaatattatccCAGTAGAGGCTTATACGAGAGAGGCCGCCATGATAGATGCAATAGGAAAGGAACATTTAGGAAACTCCAAAGGTGGAGAGTACTACGGCATTGCGGCAACGTGGAGCATGCaagaaaaacagaaatttgGTAGATACTTATTGTACAAAgctttacaaatttttatgcagGAGGGAGAGCGTCAGCTCTTCCCTTACCATTTGTAA
- the LOC139816510 gene encoding uncharacterized protein isoform X1 produces MLSTPRTKGGLFLASSLCDGLEDNNIRQVATLLLNKDADPNVLIPTHGVTPFHLVIGNDSEEFADQVTKLFLRHGGNPNVRSADGMTPVHVAAAWGRINILRLLLANGGDPLCLDNDGRSPFHYAFDGKYFKAVTMLANHCENIQDEDDEPKYNIVLDKVLVANGDVIAEYVASRDTVIDVDNVTRKSALTDSSNCLPKPDSSSMIVDLSRVPDIRAVVETRYESSNKMDLDGCSFRTNHMSTVQIQNNLLQSESKKGMPNYPYYVDLDVDFANLHLSDVMQKEKCLVSQIINHLSSSLTSNCSINETLYNYKRNKQEESSTATSTSDTSVHLKGDADARYKYKYKCCQRKSKNFQCKINNNLEKKDILKLGTPSTRRQYSKYNVQNSPQRKCKDISGKISQTPTRILDNSIISMSPNFNTPSHRERRNTRKTSSTPSNICNDSIVSKSPNFIPVCMRKRNLTKTSCVDSQKLFKKSPKYETQLQYSEFNWYKKRVAQSTPRRKKRSIYKFHSGRKRLDPYRHRYESDVTSDEFISNNSNDILKPVDLNKTIFFETAEDTTRYDILDTSTARERPLSNFKKHSKIKRQNQYNNHLAIKLDEGRYDENDVTDNNSDVNLFDANSSFFNQIAKENEPVNNFSNNKKYVKYEDNEVNAGFITVRKNIFNIDKTLEKSVDINNTKSAYTIESDSLRKENFVDCVDCDTKRLLNEDLNMNISKTCNLHAKNWYSDRLHVSPLRKSPVENDSLPATNLPTSIPIPVRCKKQIYLPDSQKSCSSTSTDSKKTGLLKAKDLDMYKAEDNSSLLSYISTQEYKYEDPEEGVVLLERRLCVTPFSTSDRSECDVRSKMAMSGAASTSISHPSLPEEILFIDDVALRRELRQLGDQPGPITNTTRQLYQKRLLRLKNIKDANPASFVPNLQNAPRNQTSRLSNEIRPYLEFGDWLSHLDTYKSLEKQVFQEFASPDPSRRWREGTSKTSFTYLLLDSRITQDLPNRSVHLTQSEVWSIFLGAIFYIGKGKRSRPFAHLYDAFKTWVDGSISTNRKINCILDVWNSDHGVICLHVFQNIIPVEAYTREAAMIDAIGKEHLGNSKGGEYYGIAATWSMQEKQKFGRYLLYKALQIFMQEGERQLFPYHL; encoded by the exons atgttGTCGACACCAAGAACAAAAGGTGGCCTATTTTTGGCTTCATCCCTCTGCGATGGACTTGAGGACAATAACATAAG ACAAGTGGCAACGCTTTTGCTAAACAAAGACGCGGATCCTAATGTCTTGATTCCAACTCACGGAGTTACTCCGTTTCATTTAGTTATCGGCAATGATTCGGAGGAATTCGCGGATCAAGTGACTAAGCTGTTCCTACGTCACGGCGGCAATCCCAATGTCAG atcaGCAGACGGGATGACTCCGGTTCACGTAGCAGCAGCCTGGGGCAGAATAAACATACTACGGTTACTTTTGGCGAATGGCGGTGATCCGTTGTGCTTGGACAATGACGGACGCAGTCCGTTTCACTACGCCTTCGATGGCAAGTACTTTAAAGCTGTGACGATGCTCGCGAATCACTGTGAGAATATTCAAGACGAGGATGATGAACCAAAGTACAATATAGTACTTG ACAAGGTTTTAGTTGCTAATGGAGACGTAATTGCCGAATATGTTGCATCGAGAGATACGGTGATAGATGTAGATAACGTGACGCGGAAGAGTGCACTTACCGATTCTTCCAATTGTCTTCCAAAGCCAGACTCCTCCTCGATGATTGTAGACTTGAGCCGTGTGCCAGATATACGTGCTGTTGTTGAAACTAGATACGAATCGTCAAATAAGATGGATTTAGATGGATGTTCCTTTAGAACTAATCATATGTCGACTGTTCAAATACAGAATAATCTTTTGCAATCTGAATCTAAGAAAGGAATGCCAAATTACCCGTATTATGTTGATCTCGATGTTGACTTTGCGAATCTCCATCTTTCCGATGTCATGCAGAAGGAAAAGTGCCTCGTCAGTCAAATCATTAATCATCTTTCCTCGTCGTTAACAAGTAACTGCAGTATTAATGAGACCTTATACAATTACAAGAGAAACAAACAAGAGGAAAGCAGTACTGCAACAAGCACGTCCGACACGTCTGTCCATCTAAAGGGAGATGCAGATGCAcggtataaatataaatataaatgttgtcaaagaaaatcaaagaatttccaatgtaaaataaacaacaaccttgaaaagaaagatatcTTGAAACTTGGCACCCCGAGTACAAGAAGACAATACTCCAAGTATAACGTACAAAACTCTCCCCAGAGAAAGTGCAAAGATATCTCTGGGAAAATTTCTCAAACGCCAACTCGTATCCTGGATAATTCTATCATTAGCATGTCACCGAACTTTAATACACCTAGTcatagagagagaagaaacacTCGTAAAACTTCATCAACACCATCGAATATTTGCAATGATTCTATTGTTAGCAAATCGCCTAATTTTATCCCAGTTTGTATGAGGAAGAGAAATCTAACAAAGACGTCATGCGTGGATTCCCAGAAATTATTCAAGAAATCTCCCAAATACGAAACTCAACTGCAATATTCTGAATTTAATTGGTACAAAAAACGTGTCGCTCAATCAACACcaagaagaaagaaacgatCGATATACAAGTTTCACTCTGGCAGAAAAAGATTGGATCCTTATCGCCATCGGTATGAAAGCGACGTCACTTCTGATgaatttatttcgaataatAGTAATGATATATTAAAGCCAGTTGATTTGaataaaacaatctttttCGAGACAGCTGAAGATACAACTCGCTATGACATTCTAGATACGAGTACCGCGCGCGAACGTCcgttatcaaattttaaaaaacattcgaaaataaaacgacaaaatcaatataataacCATTTGGCAATAAAGTTGGATGAAGGAAGATATGACGAGAATGACGTAACAGACAATAACAGTGATGTAAATCTTTTCGACGCAAATAGcagtttttttaatcaaattgcgAAAGAGAACGAACCTGTTAACAATTTTAgcaataataagaaatatgttAAGTATGAAGATAATGAAGTAAACGCAGGATTTATAACagtcagaaaaaatatatttaatattgacaaAACACTGGAAAAATCAGTGgacattaataatacaaaatctgCATATACAATTGAGTCTGATTCGTTGCGTAAGGAAAACTTTGTAGATTGTGTCGATTGTGATACCAAGAGATTATTAAATgaagatttaaatatgaatataagcAAGACTTGTAATTTACATGCAAAAAATTGGTACAGTGATAGATTACACGTATCTCCGTTACGTAAATCGCCTGTGGAAAATGATTCACTGCCCGCTACGAATTTACCTACATCTATACCTATACCTGTACGatgtaagaaacaaatttatttaccgGATTCCCAAAAATCATGTTCCTCGACAAGTACCGATTCCAAGAAGACAGGTTTACTGAAAGCAAAAGACTTGGATATGTATAAAGCTGAAGATAACTC GTCTCTGCTTTCATATATCAGCACTCAAGAATACAAATATGAAGATCCAGAAGAAGGTGTGGTTTTATTAGAACGGCGACTTTGCGTTACACCATTTAG TACTTCCGATAGAAGTGAATGTGATGTCAGAAGTAAAATGGCCATGTCTG GTGCTGCAAGTACATCCATTTCTCATCCAAGTTTACCAGAAGAAATACTATTTATCGATGACGTTGCTCTTAGACGAGAGCTTAGACAGCTTGGCGATCAACCTGGCCCAATCACTAATACGACTAGGCAGCTTTATCAAAAACGACTTttgcgtttaaaaaatatcaaggaTGCTAATCCTGCTTCATTCGTGCCAAATCTGCAGAATGCTCCAAGAAATCAGACCTCAAGGCTAAGCAACGAAATCAGACCTTATTTAGAATTTGGAGATTGGTTAAGTCACCTGGATACTTACAAAAGTCTGGAGAAGCAAGTATTTCAAGAATTTGCATCGCCAGATCCGTCTCGAAGATGGCGCGAAGGCACATCGAAAACATCTTTCACCTACTTGCTATTAGATTCGCGTATAACGCAGGATCTACCAAATCGCAGTGTTCACCTTACACAATCAGAAGTTTGGTCAATTTTTCTTGGTGCTATATTTTACATTGGTAAAGGCAAACGTTCCAGGCCTTTCGCTCATCTCTATGACGCTTTCAAGACATGGGTGGATGGATCGATCAGtacaaatagaaaaatcaACTGCATTCTCGATGTGTGGAACAGCGATCACGGGGTGATCTGTTTGcatgtttttcaaaatattatccCAGTAGAGGCTTATACGAGAGAGGCCGCCATGATAGATGCAATAGGAAAGGAACATTTAGGAAACTCCAAAGGTGGAGAGTACTACGGCATTGCGGCAACGTGGAGCATGCaagaaaaacagaaatttgGTAGATACTTATTGTACAAAgctttacaaatttttatgcagGAGGGAGAGCGTCAGCTCTTCCCTTACCATTTGTAA
- the Mrpl42 gene encoding large ribosomal subunit protein mL42, protein MNPVLRTIRACVRFARHAKYSTLPSEAVIFTEDDRMVVCWHPEKPFPYECSLPLPEEKPDTAVLCIGDKDVADVFRKKKPYQIVEELAKITYTTKHRWYPRSRDKKAKDTEPDRPYL, encoded by the coding sequence ATGAATCCTGTGTTACGCACCATACGAGCTTGCGTCCGCTTCGCGAGACACGCCAAATACAGTACTCTACCTTCGGAAGCGGTAATATTTACGGAAGACGATCGCATGGTTGTCTGCTGGCATCCGGAGAAACCGTTTCCATACGAGTGCTCTTTACCTCTGCCCGAGGAGAAGCCCGACACCGCCGTACTGTGTATCGGAGACAAAGACGTCGCGGACGTTTTTAGGAAGAAGAAGCCATATCAGATCGTGGAAGAGTTGGCAAAAATCACATACACCACCAAGCACAGGTGGTATCCTAGGAGCAGAGATAAGAAAGCAAAAGACACGGAACCTGACAGGCCATATTTATAG